One stretch of Anaerolineae bacterium DNA includes these proteins:
- a CDS encoding DeoR/GlpR family DNA-binding transcription regulator, translated as MYPAERRQQILKLIQQDSRVSVTELASLFGVSKASIRRDLNELCHAGLLQRTYGGALRLNSTSSEAPFSVREISHREEKARIGEFAAQLVQPGETIFVDGGTTTECMLPYLADKANITVVTYGLNIAARLAGHEHITVIVIGGILNHRSLTIGGVLALESLHAYGMRFHHTFLAASGVSVEGGITNASFEEIPMKRRAIEVAQQTVLLADSSKVGVVAVGLIAPVQKIHRLITDARAPAQEIEQLRRLGVIVDLV; from the coding sequence GTGTATCCGGCAGAACGCAGACAGCAGATCTTGAAGTTGATTCAGCAGGATAGCCGCGTGAGCGTGACAGAACTGGCCTCCCTCTTCGGCGTAAGCAAGGCATCCATTCGCCGTGATTTGAACGAGCTCTGCCATGCCGGATTGCTCCAGAGGACCTATGGCGGCGCGCTCAGGCTCAACTCTACTTCTTCGGAAGCGCCGTTCAGCGTGCGTGAGATATCCCACCGCGAAGAGAAGGCTCGGATTGGCGAATTCGCCGCTCAACTCGTTCAACCAGGCGAGACCATCTTCGTAGATGGGGGAACGACCACCGAATGTATGTTGCCGTACCTGGCTGACAAAGCCAACATCACCGTGGTGACCTATGGCCTCAACATCGCGGCTCGGTTAGCCGGCCATGAACACATCACGGTGATCGTGATCGGTGGCATTCTAAATCACCGCTCACTGACCATCGGGGGTGTACTAGCGCTTGAAAGCTTGCACGCTTACGGGATGCGCTTCCACCACACTTTTCTGGCCGCCAGCGGGGTTTCCGTCGAAGGGGGAATCACCAATGCCAGCTTCGAGGAGATCCCGATGAAGCGCAGAGCGATTGAGGTGGCCCAGCAGACCGTCTTATTGGCCGATTCCTCCAAGGTGGGCGTAGTCGCGGTGGGGCTGATCGCCCCCGTTCAGAAGATTCACCGGCTGATCACCGATGCGAGGGCACCGGCCCAGGAAATCGAGCAACTGCGCCGGCTCGGGGTGATCGTGGACCTGGTGTAG
- a CDS encoding ABC transporter substrate-binding protein — translation MLKQWIWPMIVIAALVLTACAPAATPTPTAAPTEAVPAEATPTPAPAAAPAAPPTKYQEAPMLAELVKAGKLPPVDERLPEEPFVVGPGVLITEQDLPDWTPGRYGGTLRGAHFRVNWDPDVFVMMNEPLLIAPGIGVQGIRGNIVRDFEVSEDNTVFTFHLRKGLKWSDGQPVTTEDIRFTYEDILLNTDITPVFPARMRTGGSTTGEPMKLEILDDYTFRITFSAPYGGFLRQLTIEKWVGYSELLRPAHYLKQFHPKYTPMEQLKPLLQEQNLGEDQWVQLFNLKDCINWELTNRQCIGFPVLTPWMIVEGPENALTFERNPYYFKVDTEGKQLPYIDKIVTALVENAEAVTLKILTGEVDFMRETTALAKLPLYKENEEKAGFRVVLLDMHVDPTGLIINRTYNDPTWRAVVNDVRFLQAVSMAINRQEILDSVYYGFASMPLKTVGEELSQHNPERANALLDEMGLDKRDADGFRLGPDGKTFTILLEHAAHAPDIPLVAELVAEHLKEVGLKVLVKQIDPQLWDQRGSANELQATMIWTNDQGWDDRWTRLALCQGWGSRLWCLWDETAGQQGEEPPEWAKKGLELNARRWATIPGSEEYNQIVEQELAWHREHLPAITMVENVKYAMIASRRLGNIPSSGYAIAANFSGEQFFFKE, via the coding sequence ATGTTGAAGCAATGGATATGGCCTATGATCGTGATAGCAGCCCTTGTGCTTACAGCGTGCGCCCCGGCAGCGACACCAACGCCCACCGCAGCTCCCACGGAAGCCGTCCCCGCCGAAGCCACGCCAACCCCTGCTCCAGCCGCGGCGCCAGCAGCGCCCCCTACGAAATATCAGGAAGCGCCCATGCTGGCAGAGCTGGTGAAGGCTGGCAAGCTGCCTCCCGTAGATGAGCGACTGCCGGAGGAGCCCTTTGTCGTAGGACCTGGGGTGCTCATCACCGAACAGGATCTGCCCGACTGGACCCCCGGGCGATATGGCGGCACCTTGAGGGGAGCTCACTTCCGCGTCAACTGGGATCCGGATGTCTTCGTGATGATGAACGAACCATTGCTGATCGCGCCAGGCATCGGCGTGCAGGGCATCCGGGGCAACATCGTTAGGGACTTCGAGGTAAGTGAGGACAACACGGTATTCACCTTCCACCTGCGGAAGGGGCTGAAGTGGTCCGATGGGCAGCCCGTCACCACCGAGGACATACGCTTCACCTATGAGGATATCCTATTGAACACGGACATCACTCCCGTCTTCCCGGCGCGCATGAGGACTGGCGGCAGCACCACGGGCGAGCCCATGAAGCTGGAGATCCTCGATGACTACACGTTCCGCATCACCTTCTCCGCGCCCTACGGTGGGTTCTTGAGACAGCTCACCATTGAGAAGTGGGTCGGATATAGCGAGCTCTTGCGGCCTGCCCACTATCTGAAGCAGTTCCATCCTAAGTACACCCCGATGGAACAGTTGAAACCGCTACTGCAGGAGCAGAACCTGGGCGAGGATCAGTGGGTGCAGCTGTTCAACCTCAAAGACTGCATCAACTGGGAGCTCACCAACCGGCAATGCATCGGCTTTCCCGTCCTCACGCCGTGGATGATCGTAGAGGGGCCGGAGAACGCGTTGACCTTTGAGCGAAATCCCTACTACTTCAAGGTGGACACCGAGGGCAAGCAGTTGCCCTACATTGACAAGATCGTGACGGCGCTGGTCGAGAACGCTGAGGCGGTCACCTTGAAGATCCTGACCGGTGAGGTGGACTTCATGCGGGAGACCACCGCGCTGGCCAAGCTGCCTCTATATAAGGAGAACGAGGAGAAAGCAGGCTTCCGGGTGGTCTTGCTGGATATGCACGTAGACCCCACCGGGCTCATCATCAACCGGACCTACAATGATCCCACCTGGCGAGCCGTAGTCAACGATGTGCGCTTCCTCCAGGCCGTCAGCATGGCCATCAACCGGCAGGAGATCCTCGACAGCGTCTATTACGGGTTCGCCTCCATGCCGTTGAAAACGGTTGGCGAAGAGCTCTCCCAGCACAACCCAGAGCGAGCAAACGCCCTGCTGGACGAGATGGGCCTGGACAAGCGCGATGCCGATGGCTTCCGCCTGGGGCCAGACGGGAAGACCTTTACTATCCTGCTGGAACATGCTGCCCACGCGCCTGACATCCCACTGGTCGCAGAACTGGTTGCCGAACACCTGAAAGAGGTTGGCCTGAAGGTGTTGGTCAAGCAGATTGATCCGCAGCTATGGGATCAGCGCGGCAGCGCCAATGAGCTGCAAGCGACGATGATCTGGACGAATGACCAAGGCTGGGATGATCGGTGGACGCGCCTGGCCCTCTGCCAAGGCTGGGGGAGCCGTCTGTGGTGCCTATGGGATGAGACGGCTGGCCAACAAGGGGAAGAGCCACCGGAGTGGGCCAAGAAGGGCCTCGAGCTTAACGCCCGACGGTGGGCCACCATCCCCGGCTCGGAGGAGTACAACCAGATCGTAGAGCAGGAGTTGGCCTGGCATCGGGAGCACCTGCCAGCCATCACTATGGTCGAGAACGTCAAGTATGCCATGATCGCCTCCCGGCGGCTGGGCAATATCCCGAGCAGCGGCTACGCGATCGCAGCTAACTTCAGCGGTGAGCAATTCTTCTTCAAAGAATAG